The following proteins come from a genomic window of Aquimarina sp. MAR_2010_214:
- a CDS encoding helix-turn-helix domain-containing protein has translation MKIGSKIKELRENKNISQRELADSISMNQSQYSKIERDIVDPRISTIEKISKALNINLSDLFFSYQATNNDDNLKENIRLLEKLSNEEKKSIFDLVKKLVAKK, from the coding sequence ATGAAAATTGGAAGCAAAATAAAAGAGTTACGTGAAAATAAAAACATTTCTCAACGAGAGCTAGCTGACTCTATTAGCATGAATCAATCTCAATATTCAAAAATTGAGAGAGACATTGTTGATCCTAGAATTTCTACTATTGAAAAAATATCAAAAGCTTTAAATATAAATTTATCAGATTTATTTTTTTCTTATCAAGCTACCAACAATGATGATAATTTAAAAGAAAATATACGACTTCTAGAAAAGCTTTCTAATGAAGAAAAAAAATCAATTTTTGACTTAGTAAAAAAATTAGTAGCGAAAAAATAA
- a CDS encoding site-specific integrase, producing the protein MEYREYLHQENYSKTTIVHYLKRITEFTGWLKKRRITASEIDYKTCMKYIKYLQQKKIKPQTINNHLVTIRNYFDYLIERAERSENPLEDVSVKGTVKKMLHNLLEPDELEDLYYSYETEKFNRNANGFAKYAAKRNKIIVGLIVYQGLNATHLKSLNLEDVQLKKGKIYVPATRRSNAREIELKPWQIIDFIEYLDQIRPQIAKNNDLHNQELLIPQKCFNDMLRIGILKRLKKINHKVINVNQLRASVICNWLGQYNIRKVQYLAGHKHIGSTESYKQNNLESLHEAINQFHPIH; encoded by the coding sequence ATGGAATATCGAGAGTATTTACACCAAGAAAATTATAGTAAGACCACAATAGTACATTATCTAAAACGTATTACAGAATTTACGGGATGGCTTAAAAAGCGAAGGATTACAGCAAGCGAAATCGATTATAAAACCTGTATGAAATACATCAAATACCTACAACAAAAAAAGATCAAACCCCAAACGATCAATAACCACTTGGTAACAATTAGAAACTATTTTGATTACCTGATAGAGAGAGCAGAGCGAAGCGAAAACCCATTAGAAGATGTATCTGTAAAAGGCACTGTAAAAAAGATGTTGCACAATCTTTTAGAGCCAGACGAACTAGAAGATTTATACTACAGTTATGAAACCGAGAAGTTTAATAGGAACGCTAACGGCTTTGCTAAATATGCAGCAAAACGTAATAAAATTATTGTTGGGCTAATCGTATATCAAGGTTTAAATGCTACCCATCTAAAAAGCCTAAACTTAGAAGATGTACAATTAAAAAAAGGTAAAATCTATGTTCCTGCAACCCGTAGGAGCAATGCCAGAGAAATAGAATTAAAACCTTGGCAAATCATTGATTTTATCGAATATCTAGACCAAATCCGACCACAAATAGCCAAAAACAACGATCTGCACAATCAAGAATTATTAATCCCACAAAAGTGCTTTAATGATATGTTACGAATAGGAATCTTAAAAAGGTTAAAAAAGATCAATCATAAAGTCATTAATGTAAATCAATTACGAGCCTCTGTAATCTGTAATTGGTTAGGCCAATACAATATCCGTAAAGTTCAATATCTGGCAGGACATAAACACATCGGTTCTACAGAATCCTATAAACAAAACAATCTGGAAAGCCTCCACGAAGCTATTAACCAGTTCCATCCAATACATTAA
- a CDS encoding tyrosine-type recombinase/integrase, which translates to MKKLKLENSSYKALLPEFKQWLDILGYSVATVKYSPIYLQEFFYWLEQQHIKHINQVTRANVIQYFDYLKERPNQNTAGALSKNYINGHLSALKRFNTYLKKHSHKGISIHLHFEKTDKLHASDIVTESEIKQLFKATQYSNPYEHIRLRDKAILVVLYSCGLRRNEAVHLDLADVLFDKERLFVRQGKNYKERYVPINGYNLRILEDYIYESRAKYYKASENEALFINHQGGRMGGQSFKLRLRAIIKATENEELIEKKITPHKLRHSIATHLLEREVPIEAISQFLGHSSLESTQVYTHILEELKI; encoded by the coding sequence ATGAAAAAATTAAAGTTAGAAAACTCTAGCTATAAAGCTTTATTGCCTGAATTTAAACAATGGTTGGATATATTAGGATATAGTGTTGCCACTGTAAAATACTCGCCCATTTATCTGCAAGAGTTCTTTTATTGGTTAGAACAACAGCACATAAAACACATTAATCAAGTTACCAGAGCAAACGTTATCCAATACTTTGATTACTTAAAAGAAAGACCTAACCAAAATACAGCAGGGGCATTAAGCAAGAATTATATAAATGGTCATTTAAGTGCATTAAAACGGTTCAATACGTATTTAAAAAAGCACAGTCATAAAGGAATATCCATACACTTACATTTTGAAAAGACTGATAAATTACACGCATCCGATATTGTCACAGAATCAGAAATCAAACAACTTTTTAAAGCTACACAATACAGTAACCCTTATGAGCATATACGGCTTAGAGATAAAGCAATCTTGGTAGTACTCTACAGTTGTGGGCTTAGAAGAAATGAAGCAGTACACCTTGATCTAGCAGATGTACTTTTTGATAAAGAAAGACTTTTTGTACGACAAGGCAAAAATTATAAAGAGCGTTACGTGCCTATCAATGGGTATAACTTGCGCATACTGGAAGATTATATATACGAATCTCGTGCAAAGTATTACAAAGCTAGTGAGAATGAAGCCTTGTTTATCAATCATCAAGGTGGTAGAATGGGTGGTCAGAGTTTTAAGCTACGCTTACGGGCTATTATCAAAGCGACAGAAAATGAAGAACTCATAGAAAAAAAGATTACACCTCATAAACTAAGACATAGTATAGCTACACATCTACTAGAGCGTGAAGTGCCCATAGAAGCGATCAGCCAGTTCTTAGGACACAGTAGTTTAGAATCCACACAAGTATACACCCATATCCTTGAAGAGTTAAAAATATAA
- a CDS encoding RHS repeat domain-containing protein: protein MFFCIGYAVNGNMIKDQNKGITGITYNHLNLPKTVTINNASHNGNITYIYDATGVKLKKITTEGSSLTTEYAGNYIYKNGTLEFFNHAEGYVEKEADGYKYVYQFKDHLGNIRLSYKDADKNGSITQSEIIEEKNYYPFGLEHKGYNFAVNGSKHNYGFNGIEFTESLDLNLYEMDLRQYDPAIARWTSIDPVTHYSNSTYNGFDNNPVFWADPSGASVEQTENGTTYTGEDAKVAFLNLRKQYGSGNSKNEEETNPQDDITVNSEGVVTNVVKNNDPNRFFDEDGNELSFHDSEGVDKPYITGTYRRGDRLFYSVSTEQMNEEIMNRGLIMQRWLSKRGGPQSGVYYMWSLFSARNKGHGDFDFAEQYLADLIENPSLNTGRNRSSTTYNDGAGFFRLGNTNNIYNLYDAGNYMWGKAMGMSGFSYGEVRIGSQANETFRDSKADQRAIKKGFNGN from the coding sequence TTGTTTTTTTGCATAGGCTATGCAGTTAATGGTAACATGATCAAAGATCAAAACAAGGGGATTACAGGGATTACCTACAATCATTTAAATCTCCCTAAAACAGTTACTATAAATAATGCTTCTCATAATGGAAATATTACCTATATTTACGATGCCACTGGAGTGAAATTAAAAAAGATCACAACAGAAGGAAGTTCATTAACAACAGAGTATGCCGGGAATTACATCTATAAAAATGGTACTCTTGAGTTCTTTAACCATGCAGAAGGTTATGTAGAAAAAGAAGCAGATGGATATAAGTATGTATATCAGTTTAAAGATCATTTAGGCAATATCAGATTGTCTTATAAAGATGCTGATAAGAACGGTTCTATTACTCAAAGTGAGATTATAGAAGAGAAAAACTACTACCCCTTTGGGCTCGAACACAAAGGATACAACTTCGCTGTGAATGGTAGCAAACATAACTATGGGTTTAATGGTATAGAATTTACTGAAAGTTTAGACCTGAACCTTTATGAAATGGATCTTCGACAATATGATCCTGCCATAGCTCGATGGACTTCTATAGATCCTGTTACTCATTATTCTAATTCTACATATAACGGTTTTGATAATAATCCTGTGTTTTGGGCTGATCCTAGTGGGGCATCAGTTGAACAAACTGAAAATGGAACTACATATACAGGTGAAGATGCTAAAGTTGCATTCCTTAATTTAAGGAAGCAGTATGGTAGTGGAAACTCAAAGAATGAAGAAGAAACAAATCCTCAGGATGATATCACAGTTAATTCTGAAGGGGTTGTTACGAATGTTGTTAAGAATAATGATCCAAATAGATTTTTTGATGAAGATGGAAACGAATTGTCTTTTCACGATTCTGAAGGAGTAGATAAGCCATATATAACAGGAACATATAGGAGAGGTGATCGATTATTCTATTCAGTTTCCACAGAACAAATGAATGAAGAAATAATGAATAGAGGCCTTATAATGCAAAGATGGCTTTCAAAAAGAGGTGGTCCTCAAAGTGGAGTTTATTATATGTGGAGTTTATTTTCTGCTAGAAATAAAGGACATGGGGATTTTGATTTTGCGGAACAATATTTAGCGGATTTAATTGAAAACCCTTCACTTAATACGGGGAGAAATAGATCAAGTACAACTTATAATGATGGAGCTGGTTTTTTTAGACTTGGTAATACGAACAACATTTATAATTTATATGATGCTGGTAATTATATGTGGGGAAAAGCAATGGGAATGTCAGGATTCTCTTATGGAGAAGTAAGAATAGGTTCACAAGCTAATGAAACATTTAGAGATAGTAAAGCTGACCAAAGAGCAATTAAAAAAGGATTTAATGGAAACTAA
- a CDS encoding tyrosine-type recombinase/integrase yields the protein MNYRTYLEKHQYSENTIVINILRVKRYEDWTKSYSIKIERVTYKNLLTYVTYLKESKKYKRQSINLELRAVKLYYDMLIEKNEVVENPAENLTIRGTRKSIIKDILSEEELEDLYYSYDIEHHDTFFRATKQRDKVIVGLMVYQGVTAVELYQLKEEHLELTRGKIHIPSTRRSNRRTLKLQPSQIMELMEYTTKTRAYLSKRNNAANEEQLFYGSLNLIHSITGRIIKTLRNYNRSVKSYGQIRSSVIVNWFAKNNLRQVQYMAGHRYISSTERYLQDDLENLHEIINNFHPIN from the coding sequence ATGAATTACAGAACCTATTTAGAAAAGCACCAGTATAGCGAGAATACTATTGTAATCAATATTTTACGTGTTAAACGGTATGAAGACTGGACAAAATCTTATAGTATTAAAATAGAACGAGTAACGTATAAAAATCTATTAACCTATGTAACTTATTTAAAAGAAAGCAAAAAATACAAACGCCAATCCATTAATCTAGAGTTACGAGCAGTCAAATTATATTATGATATGCTCATTGAGAAGAATGAAGTAGTTGAAAACCCAGCAGAGAATCTAACCATACGAGGAACCCGTAAAAGTATCATCAAAGATATTTTAAGTGAGGAAGAGTTGGAAGATCTATATTATTCTTACGATATCGAACATCACGATACCTTTTTTAGAGCAACCAAACAACGAGATAAGGTAATAGTTGGATTAATGGTATATCAAGGTGTTACAGCAGTAGAACTCTATCAATTAAAGGAAGAACACCTAGAACTTACCAGAGGTAAAATACACATCCCATCTACTCGAAGAAGTAATAGAAGAACCTTAAAACTACAACCATCACAGATCATGGAACTGATGGAATATACTACCAAGACTAGAGCATATTTATCAAAACGAAACAATGCAGCTAATGAAGAACAATTATTTTATGGAAGCCTAAACCTTATTCACAGTATTACGGGAAGAATCATCAAAACTTTAAGAAACTACAATCGTAGTGTAAAAAGTTATGGTCAAATACGATCAAGTGTTATTGTAAATTGGTTCGCTAAGAATAACCTTCGACAAGTACAGTATATGGCAGGACATCGTTACATCAGTTCTACAGAAAGATACTTACAAGACGACCTTGAAAACCTACACGAAATCATTAACAACTTCCATCCAATAAATTAA
- a CDS encoding thermonuclease family protein → MTITTTKQNKDQYARYIAEVIYNDTNMSDYLIEKNVAKLYKE, encoded by the coding sequence ATTACCATTACTACAACCAAACAAAACAAAGACCAATATGCACGATATATTGCAGAAGTTATCTATAACGATACTAATATGTCTGATTATTTGATTGAAAAAAACGTAGCTAAATTATACAAAGAATAA
- a CDS encoding thermonuclease family protein, which translates to MFNYKARVVRWIDGDTLQVEIDLGFYVQTTQKIRLARIDAPEMHDTVAYRERQAKHARAVARKFCPEGAIVTITTTKQNKDQYARYIAEVIYNDTNMSDYLIDKNVAKLYKK; encoded by the coding sequence ATGTTTAATTATAAAGCCAGAGTTGTTAGGTGGATCGATGGTGATACCCTGCAAGTAGAGATCGATTTAGGGTTCTATGTACAGACCACACAAAAGATAAGATTGGCTCGTATTGATGCCCCAGAGATGCATGATACTGTAGCATACAGAGAAAGACAAGCAAAACACGCCAGAGCAGTAGCCAGAAAGTTCTGCCCAGAGGGTGCGATCGTGACCATTACTACGACCAAACAAAACAAAGACCAATATGCTCGATACATTGCAGAAGTGATCTATAACGACACCAATATGTCTGATTACCTTATTGATAAAAACGTAGCCAAATTATACAAAAAATAA
- a CDS encoding thermonuclease family protein → MFNYKAKIVRWIDGDTLQVEIDLGFYVQTTQKIRLARIDAPELGDSVAYRERQAKHARAVAKKFCPEGATVTITTTKQNKDQYARYIAEVIYNDTNMSDYLINKKVAKLYKE, encoded by the coding sequence ATGTTTAATTATAAAGCAAAGATTGTTAGGTGGATCGATGGTGATACCCTGCAAGTAGAGATTGATTTAGGATTTTATGTACAGACCACGCAAAAGATACGACTCGCTCGTATTGATGCACCAGAGTTAGGAGATAGCGTAGCATACAGAGAACGACAAGCAAAACACGCCAGAGCAGTAGCCAAAAAGTTCTGCCCAGAAGGTGCTACCGTGACCATTACAACCACCAAACAAAACAAAGACCAATACGCACGATATATTGCAGAAGTAATCTATAACGACACTAATATGTCTGATTACCTTATCAATAAAAAGGTAGCTAAATTATACAAAGAATAA
- a CDS encoding helix-turn-helix domain-containing protein: MNFGSIVVELRKEQSISQTDLATKLGIHKNVLGRYERNEVLPSIEIARKIADILDVSLDYLTGKADVQMDKHTRDRILEVSKFEEEDKEHIFSVIDAFIAKRKIQSIL; the protein is encoded by the coding sequence ATGAATTTTGGAAGTATTGTTGTAGAACTTAGAAAAGAACAAAGTATATCACAAACAGACTTGGCTACTAAGCTTGGTATTCATAAAAATGTATTAGGTAGATATGAACGTAATGAAGTATTACCCTCTATTGAGATTGCTCGTAAAATAGCCGATATACTTGATGTAAGCCTAGATTACCTTACTGGTAAAGCTGATGTACAGATGGATAAACATACTCGTGACCGTATTTTAGAAGTTTCTAAATTTGAAGAAGAAGATAAAGAACATATATTTTCTGTTATAGATGCTTTTATTGCTAAACGTAAGATTCAATCTATTTTATAA
- a CDS encoding RHS repeat-associated core domain-containing protein, with amino-acid sequence MFFYVTDYTGNYIYKNGTLEFFNHAEGYVEKEADGYKYVYQFKDHLGNIRLSYKDADKNGSISTSEIVQEKNYYPFGLQHEGYNFAVNGSKHNYGYNGKEEQDELGLEWLDFGARNYDPALGRWMNTDPLAESFISITPYNAMVNNPLSYIDPDGRFSTNVTKNEDGTHTVVEGGDANDGDNNIYVVDGDGNRTGDVIGESLTSHSFFDENDSAVVGAVIDTNSSEGQDFIDNEIIADDPGLVDYMVNATGGEKFDLKDRGIEKAVEGGQTPIQHRYRGSKASNGKIGSARDFGNGAAGIVAARKGLSWSMTRVGFDGLETFQNRSASWLVAPYAIGEGTPSVLAQKLGFQIGKALNASEGIRLPSNRTVQRFGEY; translated from the coding sequence TTGTTTTTTTACGTAACTGATTATACAGGGAATTACATCTATAAAAATGGTACTCTTGAGTTCTTTAACCATGCAGAAGGTTATGTAGAAAAAGAAGCAGATGGATATAAGTATGTATATCAGTTTAAAGATCATTTAGGGAATATTAGACTATCCTATAAAGATGCTGATAAGAATGGTTCTATAAGTACTTCCGAGATCGTACAGGAGAAGAATTATTATCCTTTTGGGCTGCAACATGAAGGTTACAATTTTGCTGTGAATGGCAGTAAACATAACTATGGATATAATGGTAAGGAAGAGCAAGACGAACTTGGTTTAGAGTGGTTAGACTTTGGAGCTAGAAACTATGATCCTGCTTTAGGTAGATGGATGAATACAGATCCGTTAGCAGAAAGTTTTATTTCAATTACTCCATATAATGCGATGGTTAATAATCCTCTAAGTTATATTGATCCAGATGGTAGGTTTTCTACAAATGTGACAAAAAATGAAGATGGTACTCACACAGTTGTTGAGGGAGGTGATGCAAATGATGGAGATAATAACATCTATGTAGTTGATGGAGATGGAAACCGCACAGGAGATGTAATAGGTGAATCATTAACTAGTCATTCCTTTTTTGATGAAAATGATAGTGCTGTAGTTGGTGCTGTTATAGATACTAATTCTTCTGAAGGCCAAGATTTTATTGATAATGAGATTATAGCTGATGATCCGGGATTAGTTGACTATATGGTAAATGCTACTGGAGGAGAAAAATTTGATTTGAAAGATAGAGGAATAGAAAAAGCTGTAGAAGGAGGTCAGACTCCTATACAACATAGATATAGAGGAAGTAAAGCTAGTAATGGAAAGATAGGCTCAGCTAGAGACTTTGGTAACGGAGCTGCTGGTATTGTTGCTGCAAGAAAAGGTTTGTCTTGGAGTATGACAAGAGTAGGGTTTGATGGACTAGAAACGTTTCAAAACAGAAGTGCTTCTTGGTTAGTTGCTCCATATGCTATCGGAGAAGGAACTCCAAGTGTTTTAGCTCAAAAATTAGGTTTTCAAATAGGTAAAGCATTAAATGCTAGTGAAGGAATTAGATTACCTTCTAATCGTACCGTACAAAGATTTGGAGAATATTAA
- a CDS encoding helix-turn-helix domain-containing protein — MTLGQQITKLRKQKKLSQNELGKKVGTSGDIIGRYERDEVKPSIEVAAKIADILEVSLDFLIGKVTVEVDNQLLKRVIEVQQMNDNDKEHILYTLDALIKNVKLKSIT; from the coding sequence ATGACTTTAGGACAGCAGATAACCAAGCTACGTAAGCAAAAAAAGCTTTCTCAAAATGAATTGGGTAAAAAAGTAGGTACTTCTGGGGATATTATCGGTCGGTATGAACGTGATGAAGTAAAACCATCTATAGAGGTAGCTGCTAAAATAGCTGATATACTAGAAGTATCTTTAGATTTCTTAATAGGTAAGGTAACTGTAGAAGTAGATAACCAACTCCTTAAACGTGTTATTGAAGTACAACAGATGAATGATAATGATAAAGAACATATACTCTATACTCTTGATGCTCTTATCAAAAATGTAAAACTTAAATCTATTACATAA
- a CDS encoding tyrosine-type recombinase/integrase encodes MKDYYTYLEELQHSEQTIKTNLYNINKLKQWCRSKRTKPENLTYKQVLNYINHLKTTNQPQTINRHIWAIKHYCTYLIEQGYRTDNIADDLKVRGERKKVFHNLLTSDELEDLFYSYETDKIWKGNFYYKATAKRNKMVVGLLVYQGVLSNNFKSLEVEHVDLRKGTIYIPSTRRNAWRKLALKPWQIIELKEYIEEIRPILQDHIGTNDEKLFPLNTPQFNTILHPILKKLKTYNQKVTNNTHIRASVIVNWLGQYNIRKVQQMAGHRHINSTESYKQDNLESLHEAIDKFHPIH; translated from the coding sequence ATGAAAGATTATTATACCTATTTAGAAGAATTACAGCATAGTGAGCAAACCATAAAAACCAACCTTTACAATATTAATAAACTGAAACAGTGGTGCAGATCAAAACGTACCAAACCAGAAAATCTAACCTACAAACAAGTACTTAACTATATCAACCACCTAAAAACTACGAATCAACCCCAAACCATCAATAGACATATTTGGGCAATCAAACATTATTGTACCTATCTGATAGAACAAGGGTATCGAACAGATAATATTGCAGATGATCTTAAAGTAAGAGGAGAACGTAAAAAGGTCTTCCACAACTTGCTTACTAGTGATGAACTCGAAGACCTGTTTTACAGTTATGAAACCGATAAGATATGGAAGGGTAATTTTTATTACAAAGCCACTGCAAAACGTAATAAAATGGTAGTAGGATTATTGGTCTACCAAGGAGTATTAAGCAATAACTTTAAATCGTTAGAAGTTGAGCATGTAGACTTACGCAAAGGAACTATCTATATCCCAAGTACTCGACGTAATGCATGGAGAAAGTTAGCCTTAAAACCCTGGCAGATTATAGAACTCAAAGAATATATAGAAGAAATACGACCTATCCTGCAAGATCACATAGGTACAAATGATGAAAAGCTGTTCCCTCTAAATACTCCACAGTTCAATACCATTTTACACCCGATCTTAAAAAAGCTAAAAACCTATAATCAAAAGGTCACTAACAATACTCATATCAGAGCAAGTGTTATTGTAAACTGGTTAGGACAATACAATATCAGGAAAGTACAACAAATGGCAGGACATAGGCATATTAACTCTACAGAATCTTACAAACAAGATAATTTAGAGAGTCTGCATGAAGCTATAGACAAGTTCCATCCAATACATTAA
- a CDS encoding tyrosine-type recombinase/integrase translates to MKKSKLQNASYRTLLTNFSEWLDILGYSDAMQKNYPAQLCEFFYWLEQNDITHIDYIQDHHIRNYYNHLKQRPNKTRGGGLSNIYLNNHLQSLHKFREYLKKHNAKPFNLPIKREKETIAEKLNIVSQEEIKDLFMATSYSNPLPRFRARQKAVLVCLYSCGMRRNEVLNIEISDILFDKERIYVRKGKNYKERFIPINLYNLNILEDYIYDKRMEFNKSSESNYVFITEHSIKMSGATLENDLKQIIKATEDRILLEKKITPHALRHSIATHFLQAGMKIEDIQQFLGHSSLESTQIYTHILKEN, encoded by the coding sequence ATGAAAAAAAGTAAGCTACAAAATGCTAGCTATAGAACTCTATTGACCAATTTTAGTGAATGGTTAGATATCTTAGGCTATAGTGATGCCATGCAAAAGAACTATCCTGCACAACTCTGTGAGTTCTTCTACTGGTTAGAGCAAAACGATATTACTCATATTGATTATATACAAGATCATCATATCAGGAATTACTACAACCATTTAAAACAACGACCCAATAAGACAAGAGGTGGCGGACTAAGCAATATCTATCTTAATAATCACCTGCAATCCTTACACAAGTTTAGGGAATACTTAAAAAAGCACAATGCAAAACCCTTTAATCTACCCATCAAAAGGGAAAAGGAAACTATAGCAGAAAAGCTAAATATAGTATCGCAAGAAGAAATCAAAGACTTGTTTATGGCAACGAGTTACAGCAATCCATTACCAAGATTTAGGGCAAGACAAAAAGCAGTATTAGTCTGTTTGTACAGTTGTGGTATGCGAAGAAATGAAGTGTTGAACATAGAAATATCAGATATCCTTTTTGATAAAGAACGAATCTACGTCAGAAAAGGTAAAAACTATAAAGAACGTTTTATCCCAATCAATTTATACAATCTAAATATCCTGGAAGATTATATATATGATAAAAGAATGGAGTTTAATAAATCCAGTGAAAGCAACTATGTTTTTATTACCGAACATAGTATCAAAATGAGTGGAGCTACTTTAGAAAACGATTTAAAACAGATTATAAAAGCTACAGAAGATAGAATACTACTCGAAAAGAAGATCACACCACACGCATTACGCCACAGTATCGCTACCCACTTTTTACAAGCAGGCATGAAGATCGAGGATATACAACAGTTTTTAGGACATAGTAGCCTAGAATCCACACAAATCTATACACATATTTTAAAAGAAAACTAA
- a CDS encoding RHS repeat domain-containing protein → MGVNGDHLGNIRLSYKDADKNGSITQSEIIEEKNYYPFGLQHKGYNFTTNGRKHNYKFQGQELNQSLGYNMYEFELRHYDATIGRFVTTDPYEQFMSPYLAMGNNPITSFDPDGGYCLDANGNQIACPDDAGDLYDDVKDSETNHIEILDEAIVDGGGDDSSNSGNIDLAFYGGEKIASSIGDMDGFDKLFAEAQDNIPWLFGRRKSDDGYFFVDPSGNSIGIAPMTGIAPGPSGSLKVAKAAKSTKNILNLRKLKVKNPLPSLDATGKVHGTLPKIRDLSKYTKDELKILLKELKLSVQRRIKVTSRLGRDRAHGQRQGAEQDLIKSIEKHLENR, encoded by the coding sequence TTGGGCGTAAATGGTGACCATTTAGGCAATATCAGATTGTCTTATAAAGATGCTGATAAGAACGGTTCTATTACTCAAAGTGAGATTATAGAAGAGAAAAACTACTACCCCTTTGGACTACAACATAAAGGATACAACTTTACTACAAATGGTAGAAAACATAATTATAAATTCCAAGGTCAAGAATTAAACCAAAGCCTAGGTTATAATATGTATGAGTTTGAACTTAGACACTATGACGCTACAATTGGTAGGTTTGTGACAACAGATCCGTACGAACAATTTATGTCTCCTTATCTGGCAATGGGTAATAATCCTATTACCTCCTTTGATCCAGATGGCGGATATTGCCTTGATGCAAACGGTAATCAAATAGCTTGCCCTGATGATGCTGGAGATCTTTATGATGATGTAAAAGATAGCGAAACGAATCATATTGAAATTTTAGATGAAGCTATTGTTGATGGAGGTGGAGATGATTCTTCAAATAGTGGAAATATAGATCTAGCCTTTTATGGAGGAGAAAAGATTGCTTCTTCTATAGGAGATATGGATGGTTTTGATAAGCTTTTTGCAGAAGCACAAGATAATATACCTTGGTTGTTTGGTAGAAGAAAATCTGATGATGGATATTTTTTTGTTGATCCAAGTGGAAATTCAATAGGAATTGCCCCGATGACAGGGATAGCCCCAGGGCCAAGTGGGTCTTTAAAAGTTGCTAAAGCAGCAAAGAGTACGAAAAATATATTAAACCTAAGGAAACTAAAGGTAAAAAATCCTCTTCCCTCTTTAGATGCTACGGGTAAAGTTCATGGAACATTACCTAAAATAAGAGATCTTTCTAAATATACTAAAGATGAATTAAAGATATTGTTGAAAGAACTTAAGTTAAGCGTCCAAAGAAGAATTAAGGTTACTTCACGTTTAGGACGAGATCGAGCTCATGGACAGAGGCAGGGAGCTGAACAAGATTTAATAAAATCAATAGAAAAACATCTAGAGAATAGATAA